A genomic segment from Deltaproteobacteria bacterium encodes:
- a CDS encoding RNA-binding S4 domain-containing protein, translated as MSEENLTIRLDQFLKMAGVVESGGQAKVLIQSGEVTVNGEVDTRRKRKLRLGDVVELDGHEMEVTLD; from the coding sequence ATGAGTGAAGAGAATCTAACAATCCGGCTCGACCAATTCTTAAAAATGGCCGGTGTTGTTGAAAGTGGCGGCCAAGCGAAAGTTCTGATTCAATCCGGTGAGGTCACCGTCAATGGTGAAGTGGATACCAGACGCAAGCGCAAGCTTCGCCTCGGTGACGTTGTAGAACTCGACGGCCATGAAATGGAAGTCACGCTCGATTAG
- a CDS encoding DUF3820 family protein, whose protein sequence is MEIVEMRMPFGRYKGQRLSDLPEPYLVWFSQQGFPKGKLGQLMETVYVIKLNGLNHILAELKCIAQDR, encoded by the coding sequence ATGGAAATTGTTGAGATGCGGATGCCTTTTGGTCGCTACAAAGGCCAACGTTTATCCGACTTACCCGAGCCCTACTTGGTTTGGTTCAGTCAGCAGGGGTTTCCTAAAGGCAAATTGGGACAGCTGATGGAAACTGTCTACGTTATTAAGCTCAATGGTTTAAACCATATTCTCGCTGAGCTAAAATGCATCGCTCAGGATCGCTGA
- a CDS encoding HAD family hydrolase gives MKPKELLEDILRRARTVKEAGGNPLVVLDLDGTLFDNGPRTWKLVAEALEESGFEAERKKLNATSNRFLPYLVTDFLEQAGIHGDDLVDQVKKYWFSRFFTDRYQEYDVPLEGSVAFVKALYEAGVTMVYLTGRDVPGMLSGCTESLRANGFPVGLIRTMMILKPDFETEDLVFKKEAASFISQTGTVVAAFDNEPGNCNLFLNSWPDALSVFLDTTCGPNPPALLDGVLSIERFE, from the coding sequence ATGAAACCCAAAGAACTTTTAGAAGACATTTTGCGACGCGCGCGAACAGTCAAAGAAGCTGGCGGAAACCCGTTGGTGGTCCTCGATTTGGACGGTACTCTTTTTGATAACGGACCCCGCACATGGAAACTTGTTGCCGAGGCGTTGGAGGAGAGTGGCTTTGAGGCTGAGCGTAAGAAATTGAACGCAACTTCGAATCGGTTTTTGCCGTATCTTGTGACAGATTTTTTAGAGCAAGCCGGCATCCATGGTGATGATTTGGTGGACCAAGTTAAGAAATATTGGTTCAGCAGATTTTTCACAGATCGCTATCAGGAATATGATGTGCCGTTAGAGGGAAGTGTTGCGTTTGTGAAAGCGCTCTACGAGGCTGGTGTAACCATGGTTTATCTCACGGGGCGCGATGTTCCTGGGATGCTTTCAGGATGCACAGAGTCTCTGAGAGCAAATGGATTCCCCGTAGGCCTTATTCGTACCATGATGATTCTTAAGCCAGACTTTGAAACCGAAGATCTTGTGTTTAAAAAAGAGGCAGCGAGTTTTATTTCTCAAACAGGAACAGTTGTTGCGGCCTTTGATAACGAGCCAGGCAACTGCAATTTGTTTTTAAACTCTTGGCCAGATGCATTGAGTGTCTTTTTGGATACGACGTGTGGACCGAACCCGCCGGCGTTGCTTGATGGCGTTCTCAGCATAGAGCGATTCGAGTAA
- a CDS encoding bile acid:sodium symporter family protein, with protein sequence MNTESLVHLFLPTTLAMIMLAMGLGLTISDFKSLAEKPRAAITGLTCQMVLLPICGFGVAWLFGLRSELAVGLVVLTACPGGAHSNLFTNLARGDTALSVTMTAVSGVLTVVTIPLIASGALQAFATGESDLSLPMGETVTKVFVLMALPIATGMALRAWSEKYARLMEKIVKSIAVFLLVVLIAGAVGRQASRLGELVHEVGAAVVALNVGTMLLGFVVTRSLALPGRQTIAIVMEVGIQNSALAVGLTMSFFGADYAVPAIVYSLFVYLTGFLIVLIGRTIYPEP encoded by the coding sequence ATGAATACCGAGTCCTTGGTCCATCTTTTTTTACCAACCACACTGGCGATGATTATGCTTGCTATGGGGCTTGGTCTAACCATCAGTGATTTTAAGAGCTTAGCGGAAAAACCACGGGCTGCGATAACGGGCCTGACCTGCCAAATGGTGCTCTTACCAATTTGCGGGTTTGGGGTTGCGTGGTTATTTGGGCTGCGTTCTGAGCTGGCGGTCGGTTTGGTGGTGCTCACGGCGTGTCCTGGTGGTGCTCACTCGAATCTTTTTACGAATCTAGCGCGCGGGGACACTGCGTTGTCCGTTACTATGACCGCGGTTTCGGGAGTTTTAACAGTTGTCACGATTCCACTCATAGCCAGTGGGGCGCTTCAAGCTTTCGCAACGGGCGAATCTGATTTGTCTTTGCCGATGGGTGAGACCGTTACGAAAGTTTTTGTCTTGATGGCTCTACCGATCGCAACGGGGATGGCGTTGAGGGCCTGGAGCGAAAAGTATGCGCGTCTAATGGAGAAAATCGTAAAATCCATCGCGGTCTTTTTGTTGGTGGTTCTTATCGCTGGCGCTGTGGGGCGGCAAGCTTCACGATTGGGAGAGCTTGTACACGAAGTGGGTGCAGCGGTGGTGGCGCTCAACGTGGGTACGATGCTCTTAGGCTTTGTCGTGACCCGGTCTCTGGCATTACCCGGACGACAAACGATTGCTATTGTGATGGAAGTGGGAATCCAAAACTCAGCTCTCGCAGTGGGTTTGACGATGAGCTTTTTTGGCGCAGATTATGCTGTACCGGCGATTGTTTATAGCTTGTTCGTTTACCTGACCGGGTTCTTGATTGTCTTGATCGGCCGAACAATATACCCAGAGCCTTAA